From the genome of Scytonema hofmannii PCC 7110, one region includes:
- a CDS encoding CHAT domain-containing protein produces MIKKILILSANPKNTSKLRLDEEVREIQAGLERAKAREQFEIITRWAVRIEDLYRALLDYQPQIVHFSGHGVGSDGLALENNSGELQLVSTQSLAGLFELFKETIECVFLNACYSETQAEAIHQHINYVVGMSQTINDRAAIDFAKGFYDALGAGKSYEFAYKFGCHAIALQGISELEAPVLKSRESAVSVNSATNSNQESNLGNTKERSTQENQQESALPNINQQAGDNAIQFGHIGQAGNLNFHR; encoded by the coding sequence ATGATCAAAAAAATCCTTATCCTATCAGCAAATCCAAAGAACACAAGCAAGCTGCGTTTAGATGAAGAGGTACGGGAAATACAAGCGGGTTTGGAACGTGCCAAAGCTAGAGAACAGTTTGAAATTATTACGAGATGGGCAGTTCGCATTGAAGACTTGTATCGAGCTTTGTTAGATTACCAACCACAGATTGTCCATTTTTCCGGACATGGGGTAGGAAGTGATGGCTTGGCTTTAGAAAATAACTCTGGAGAACTGCAATTAGTTAGCACGCAATCTCTAGCAGGATTATTTGAATTGTTTAAGGAAACTATTGAGTGTGTTTTCTTGAATGCTTGCTATTCTGAAACGCAAGCTGAAGCAATTCACCAACATATAAATTATGTAGTTGGTATGAGCCAGACTATTAACGATCGCGCAGCCATTGATTTTGCTAAAGGGTTTTATGATGCACTTGGAGCAGGGAAATCCTATGAGTTTGCTTACAAATTTGGCTGTCATGCGATCGCTCTACAAGGAATTTCGGAGTTAGAAGCCCCAGTCTTAAAAAGTAGGGAAAGTGCAGTTTCTGTTAACAGTGCAACAAATTCCAACCAAGAATCTAATTTAGGGAATACAAAAGAGCGATCGACACAAGAAAATCAGCAAGAATCAGCTTTACCAAATATCAACCAACAGGCTGGAGATAACGCGATTCAATTTGGACACATCGGACAAGCTGGAAATCTGAACTTTCATCGCTAG
- a CDS encoding ATP-binding protein: MQGTISQSAGNHAIQFGYVGQIESLSVDNRSQQATGNGILQVQIGSITGSTVNVSHGEQQQSPQLRSLPVLLVPRSFPLLLGRREEVKVAVNALPYDQPVEFYGSPGIGKTALLRHLAHHPSITPAFSDGIVYHHSTRHQPVSDLLQILFNAFHESSVPFKSTDIQIRHAFQEKRILIILEVAKLNGEELENLLNSLPSCTFLVTSQERQLWGEGHSVGLHGLHLNDAVSLVARELGRTLSPEERLVAEKLCTALQGHPLRILQTVALVREDNISLALMQERIQSTTSTLGWVEQLLASLQKPQKLIVTALAALGGVALGVELLENLTEIPQVKLVLETLTRRNLLQVDGSRYSLSNNLIEYIQQHWNLTPFLEKATTYFTTWIQQQTTPQSLLEECDAILQVLEWAVKVGRWSDVICLGRGIEGTLALSGQWGTWQIVLQHLLQAARVLGDPAVEAFALHQLGTRSLCLSEVTQARDYLTQALRIRESLNDQIGAEVTRHNLEFLLEPPLPPQTKPQSESAVSPPRTRDPLLFKGSLAVLLLTLGGLLFLILWFLYSKPQAQDYSTTQIPIPSKTPVPTETPIQTTPPTTTPVPTETPIQTTPPTETPVPTPTHSPTITQPETPTLQSLSLNQSSVIGGATVEGRVILSHPAPESGVIVNLNSRNSSLARVAPSSLKVEAGNKEASFEIFTSSDGNNSLNAGIVEITATYAGVTRITSLMIESEKLPKPEISSIRLEQGRIPWGKKVKGAVTLKSTAPDDGVIIIFTSDEPSLATILPSSLKIEAGNTTAPFEVLTSMNDRNFLKDKIVEIAASLEGGESRQTEKLSIYTENISPRLQSLHVENGNGVKIESLTWSRRITTVQGKLTLNQPDPNRDIAIALTGRNVKVQETVTVKAGETTAIFPIRILGFDENQQPINFVEIKASYKKMTVTATLKVVKIVPKIPLIKVPLRSP; encoded by the coding sequence ATGCAGGGTACTATTTCACAGTCGGCTGGCAACCATGCTATTCAGTTTGGATACGTTGGACAGATAGAATCCTTGTCTGTTGATAATAGAAGTCAGCAAGCAACTGGTAATGGTATCCTTCAAGTTCAAATTGGCTCGATTACAGGAAGTACCGTCAATGTCTCCCATGGGGAACAGCAACAATCTCCACAACTTCGTTCTCTTCCTGTCCTTTTAGTTCCCCGTTCTTTTCCCTTATTGTTAGGTCGTCGGGAAGAAGTGAAAGTTGCAGTGAATGCTCTACCCTATGACCAACCAGTAGAATTCTATGGTTCCCCAGGGATAGGAAAAACAGCATTACTGAGACATCTAGCTCATCATCCCTCAATAACTCCTGCTTTCTCCGATGGGATTGTTTACCATCACTCAACTCGTCACCAACCAGTTTCCGATTTGCTCCAAATTCTTTTCAATGCTTTTCATGAAAGTAGCGTTCCTTTTAAATCAACAGATATTCAAATACGTCATGCTTTCCAGGAAAAAAGAATTCTTATTATATTAGAAGTTGCAAAGCTCAATGGAGAAGAATTAGAAAATCTACTCAATAGCTTACCGAGTTGTACTTTTCTTGTCACTTCACAAGAACGCCAATTGTGGGGAGAAGGACACTCTGTAGGACTCCACGGACTGCACTTAAATGATGCGGTGTCTCTTGTTGCAAGAGAACTGGGGCGCACTCTTAGCCCGGAAGAACGCCTTGTTGCAGAAAAACTTTGCACTGCTTTACAGGGACATCCATTGCGAATCCTGCAAACAGTCGCGCTTGTCAGAGAGGACAATATTTCGCTAGCACTTATGCAAGAGCGAATACAATCTACCACTTCAACTCTAGGCTGGGTTGAACAACTTCTGGCTTCCTTACAAAAACCACAGAAGTTAATTGTCACGGCATTAGCAGCTTTGGGTGGTGTAGCCTTGGGAGTAGAATTGCTAGAAAATTTAACTGAAATTCCACAAGTCAAGCTTGTGCTAGAAACATTAACACGGCGTAACTTATTGCAAGTTGATGGTTCGCGTTACAGTTTAAGTAACAACTTGATTGAGTACATTCAACAACACTGGAACTTAACACCTTTTTTGGAGAAGGCTACAACATACTTCACCACTTGGATTCAACAACAAACAACTCCACAAAGTTTATTAGAAGAATGTGATGCCATTCTCCAAGTTTTAGAGTGGGCTGTCAAAGTTGGTCGCTGGTCTGACGTGATTTGCTTGGGAAGAGGTATAGAAGGTACACTTGCTTTGAGTGGGCAATGGGGTACGTGGCAAATAGTGCTGCAGCATCTGCTTCAGGCGGCGCGTGTTCTTGGAGACCCAGCAGTTGAAGCTTTTGCCTTACATCAATTAGGAACTCGTTCTCTTTGTCTGAGTGAAGTCACGCAAGCACGAGATTATTTAACACAAGCGCTTCGTATTAGAGAATCTCTGAATGACCAAATTGGAGCGGAAGTCACCCGTCACAATCTGGAATTTCTTTTGGAACCCCCTTTACCACCTCAGACCAAGCCACAATCTGAATCCGCCGTTAGTCCACCACGTACACGCGATCCATTGTTGTTTAAAGGTAGTCTTGCTGTTTTACTCTTAACACTAGGGGGATTGCTGTTCCTCATTCTATGGTTTTTGTACTCAAAGCCACAAGCCCAAGACTACTCAACAACTCAGATTCCCATCCCAAGCAAAACTCCCGTCCCAACTGAGACTCCTATCCAAACAACACCTCCTACCACAACTCCCGTCCCAACTGAGACTCCTATCCAAACAACACCTCCTACTGAAACTCCCGTCCCAACTCCAACTCACAGCCCAACAATAACTCAGCCTGAAACTCCAACCCTCCAATCTTTATCTCTCAATCAAAGCAGTGTCATTGGGGGTGCAACTGTGGAGGGAAGAGTCATTCTCAGCCATCCAGCACCAGAAAGTGGTGTTATAGTCAATCTCAATAGTCGCAATTCATCTCTTGCTAGAGTTGCACCGTCATCTTTGAAAGTTGAGGCTGGGAATAAAGAAGCTTCATTTGAAATCTTCACGTCTTCTGATGGCAATAACTCCTTAAATGCTGGCATTGTTGAAATTACAGCTACCTATGCAGGAGTAACTAGAATAACATCGCTGATGATTGAATCCGAAAAGCTTCCAAAACCAGAAATCAGCTCTATAAGGCTAGAACAAGGACGCATACCTTGGGGTAAAAAGGTGAAGGGAGCAGTCACTCTCAAGAGCACAGCACCAGATGATGGCGTTATCATTATTTTTACCAGTGATGAGCCATCTCTTGCCACAATCTTACCGTCATCGCTGAAAATTGAAGCTGGAAACACAACAGCTCCTTTTGAGGTCTTAACTTCTATGAACGATCGCAATTTCCTAAAAGATAAAATTGTTGAAATTGCAGCATCTTTGGAAGGAGGAGAGTCCCGTCAGACGGAAAAACTGTCTATTTATACAGAGAATATTTCCCCTAGACTTCAATCGTTACACGTAGAGAATGGTAATGGAGTTAAAATTGAGAGTCTAACTTGGAGTCGAAGAATAACGACCGTGCAAGGAAAACTGACTCTCAATCAACCAGATCCTAACAGAGATATTGCGATCGCACTCACTGGCAGAAATGTGAAAGTGCAGGAAACCGTGACAGTGAAAGCAGGTGAAACTACGGCAATATTTCCAATTAGAATCTTAGGATTTGATGAAAATCAGCAACCCATCAACTTTGTAGAAATCAAAGCTTCCTATAAGAAAATGACTGTAACCGCAACTTTGAAAGTTGTGAAGATAGTACCGAAAATTCCTTTAATCAAAGTCCCTCTTCGATCCCCTTAG